The following are from one region of the Syntrophales bacterium genome:
- a CDS encoding tetratricopeptide repeat protein: MNFRNFEDREEFLSRAEAYLEQGLPDRAIALAEERLNRFPGDVDARIILGSSLIKNGKTDEALKVLKSVEEDIIKWSNVFECLGDIYQEKGITEKAIKDYQRFVSLNPDSPITKDVSAKLDYLTSSTTQDDLIPEELDDSIEDVSPDFYTITLAELYKKQGHLETAGKILKEILKADPGNIKAAEILNELKAALEAEKAKVFSEEKRASVINELNRWLENLNKIKRYAAY; the protein is encoded by the coding sequence ATGAATTTCCGGAATTTCGAAGATAGAGAAGAGTTTCTTTCCAGAGCCGAGGCATATTTAGAGCAGGGCCTGCCCGACAGGGCTATCGCTCTGGCAGAAGAAAGGCTTAACCGTTTCCCGGGTGATGTAGACGCAAGGATTATTCTCGGTTCTTCCCTGATCAAGAATGGAAAGACGGATGAAGCTCTTAAAGTTCTGAAAAGCGTAGAAGAGGACATTATTAAATGGTCAAACGTCTTTGAGTGCCTCGGGGATATCTATCAGGAGAAAGGCATTACCGAAAAGGCGATAAAAGACTATCAGCGTTTTGTCTCGCTCAATCCCGATTCACCGATTACCAAAGACGTATCTGCAAAACTTGATTACCTGACCAGCTCTACTACACAGGATGATCTCATACCGGAGGAGTTAGACGATAGTATCGAAGATGTATCACCGGACTTCTACACGATAACCCTGGCGGAACTTTACAAGAAGCAGGGACATCTCGAAACGGCAGGGAAGATCCTGAAGGAAATTCTTAAGGCGGACCCCGGAAACATCAAGGCAGCAGAGATATTAAACGAGCTTAAAGCCGCTCTGGAGGCGGAAAAAGCGAAGGTGTTTTCAGAAGAAAAGCGAGCTTCAGTAATTAATGAGCTGAATAGGTGGTTAGAAAATCTGAATAAGATAAAAAGATATGCAGCATACTAA
- a CDS encoding Xaa-Pro peptidase family protein: MQHTNRISRIRSKLVHLEIEALLFFDMKNIRYLSGFSGSDGALIVGKNKIILMVDGRYVTQAKGEVKKAEVVEYNDKIEGIVRVVTGAGLHKVGFESGAISFDSYLSLRDRLEEVELKPISKEVSSIRAVKEQNEIESIKKAVEISSQALISTLDLVRPGIRERDIALELEYRMRGEGAEKISFETIVASGKNTALPHATPGYRKFEHGDFVVIDYGAVYDGYNSDETCTFIIGSVTDRQKEIYGIVKDAHDKALDSVRAGVSCREVDRIARSHIENAGLGKYFSHGTGHGVGLDVHEAPRLFTKAEDYLEKGMVVTIEPGVYIPGQWGVRIEDMVLVKEDGCEVLTKMPKDLRILGC, from the coding sequence ATGCAGCATACTAACAGAATCTCTCGCATTAGATCAAAGCTGGTCCACCTTGAAATAGAAGCCCTCCTTTTTTTTGACATGAAAAATATACGCTATCTGAGCGGTTTTTCAGGAAGCGATGGAGCGCTTATTGTCGGGAAAAACAAAATCATATTGATGGTGGATGGCCGCTATGTTACCCAGGCAAAGGGGGAAGTTAAAAAAGCGGAGGTTGTTGAATACAATGACAAAATAGAAGGAATTGTTCGGGTAGTAACCGGTGCAGGATTGCATAAAGTCGGTTTTGAATCGGGAGCGATAAGTTTTGATTCCTATTTGAGTCTCCGTGACAGACTGGAAGAGGTGGAACTGAAGCCGATATCTAAGGAAGTTAGCTCCATCAGGGCAGTAAAAGAACAGAATGAAATAGAATCGATAAAAAAGGCGGTCGAGATATCCTCGCAGGCACTTATTTCCACCTTAGACCTCGTCAGGCCGGGTATCAGAGAAAGAGATATTGCCCTGGAGCTTGAATACAGGATGAGAGGAGAGGGGGCAGAGAAGATTTCATTCGAAACAATAGTAGCCTCCGGGAAAAATACTGCCCTGCCCCATGCCACACCAGGATACAGGAAGTTTGAACATGGAGATTTTGTTGTCATAGATTACGGGGCGGTCTATGACGGCTATAATTCAGATGAAACATGTACGTTTATCATTGGAAGTGTAACGGACAGGCAGAAAGAGATATACGGTATCGTGAAAGATGCCCACGACAAGGCTCTGGATTCTGTCAGGGCTGGAGTTTCATGCAGGGAAGTTGACAGGATTGCCAGAAGCCATATAGAGAATGCCGGTCTCGGGAAATATTTTTCACATGGTACAGGCCATGGTGTTGGCCTCGATGTTCACGAGGCTCCGCGGTTATTCACCAAAGCGGAAGACTATCTGGAAAAAGGCATGGTCGTTACCATAGAACCTGGTGTCTATATTCCCGGTCAGTGGGGTGTCCGGATAGAGGATATGGTTCTGGTTAAAGAGGACGGTTGTGAAGTTTTGACAAAGATGCCAAAGGACTTGAGGATATTAGGCTGTTAG